From Coffea arabica cultivar ET-39 chromosome 2e, Coffea Arabica ET-39 HiFi, whole genome shotgun sequence, the proteins below share one genomic window:
- the LOC113727937 gene encoding brefeldin A-inhibited guanine nucleotide-exchange protein 2 has protein sequence MASTEADSRLNSVLIPALEKIIKNSSWRKHSKLSTECKSIIEHLTSPNQSPATPTPPTSPSAAQSDGGGDATAPTSSAGVLLDLSFSDSELILSPLINAANSGHLKIAEPAVDAVQKLIAHGYLHGESDPTGGPDAKLLSRLIESVCKCHDLGDESVELLVIKSILSAVTSVSLRIHGDSLLLIVRTCYDIYLGSKNVVNQTTAKASLIQMLVIVFRRMEADSSTVPLTPIVVAELMEPTEKSDADGTMTMFVQGFITKIMHDIDGVLNPATPRNGATSGGAHDGAFETKTSTVESTNPADLLDSTDKDMLDAKYWEISMYKTALEGRKGELADGEGERDDDLEVQIGNKLRRDAFLVFRALCKLSMKTPPKEALADPQLMRGKIVALELLKILLENAGAVFRTSERFLGAIKQYLCLSLLKNSASTLMIVFQLSCSIFISLVSRFRAGLKAEIGVFFPMIVLRVLENVSQPNFQQKMIVLRFLEKLCVDSQILVDIFLNYDCDVNSSNIFERMVNGLLKTAQGVPPGASTTLVPPQDVTMKLEAMKCLVAILKSMGDWMNKQLRIPDPHTAKKFEAENGSEPASLLMANGNDDDPVEASDSPSEASSEVSDASTIEQRRAYKLELQEGISLFNRKPKKGIEFLINANKVGNSAEDVATFLKNASGLNKTLIGDYLGEREDLSLKVMHAYVDSFDFQGMQFDEAIRVFLQGFRLPGEAQKIDRIMEKFAERYCKSNPTVFTSADTAYVLAYSVILLNTDAHNPMVKNKMSADDFIRNNRGIDDGKDLPEEYMRSLFERISKNEIKMKEDDFSIQQKQSVNSNRILGLDSILNIVIRNRGEENRLETSDDLMRHMQEQFKEKARKSESVYYAATDVVILRFMIEVCWAPMLAAFSVPLDQSDDEVVIYQCLEGFQSAIHVTAGMSMKTHRDAFVTSLAKFTSLHSPADIKQKNIDAIKMIVTIADEDGNYLQEAWEHILTCVSRFEHLHLLGEGAPPDATFFAIPQNEFDKSKQSKSNVLPVLKKKGPGKIQNAAASVRRGSYDSAGIGGNASAWITSEQMNNLVSNLNMLEQVGEMSRIFVRSQKLNSEAIVDFVKALCKVSMEELRSTSDPRVFSLTKIVEIAHYNMSRIRLVWSKIWRVLSDFFVTIGCSENLSIAIFAMDSLRQLSMKFLEREELANYNFQNEFMKPFVIVMRKSSAVEIRELIIRCVSQMVLSRVNNVKSGWKSMFMVFTTAAQDERKNIVLLAFEIIEKIVRDYFPYITETETTTFTDCVNCLIAFTNNRFNKEISLNAIAFLRFCAAKLAEGDLGSSARNRNKEISGNISPTLPQKGKDKRNENGDLTEKEDHLYFWFPLLAGLSELSFDPRTEIRKSALQVLFDTLRNYGHHFSLPLWERVFESVLFPIFDYVRHTIDPTGETYPEEGFDRESGELDQDAWLYETCTLALQLVVDLFVKFYDTVNPLLRKVLSLLVSFIKRPHQSLAGIGIAAFVRLMSHAGNLFSEEKWHEVVFSLKEAADSTLPDFSFALNEDSEVLVHDGDVSRRSSGEFAGANAEDEDLENLRRHRLYASISDAKCRAAVQLLLIQAVMEIYTMYRSQLSVKNVIILFDGMHAVAFHAHKINTDSTLRARLQELGSVTQMQDPPLLRLENESYQICLTLMQNLAEDRPSHNEESDVESYLVKLCHEVLQFYVETAQSGQVSDSSVSRQIRWAIPLGSGRRRELAARAPIVVATLQAVCSLQDTSFEKNLSLFFPLLSSLISCEHGSNEVQLALSDMLNSSARVVDSDGQSK, from the exons ATGGCTTCAACTGAAGCCGATTCCCGACTCAATTCAGTCTTGATTCCAGCCCTAGAAAAGATCATCAAGAACAGCTCTTGGCGCAAGCATTCCAAACTCTCCACCGAGTGTAAATCCATTATCGAACATCTTACCTCACCCAATCAAAGCCCTGCCACTCCTACTCCTCCCACTTCCCCTTCCGCAGCCCAATCCGATGGCGGCGGCGACGCCACGGCACCTACGTCCTCAGCTGGAGTCCTCCTAGACCTCTCTTTTTCCGATTCGGAGCTCATTCTGAGTCCTCTCATCAACGCCGCCAACTCGGGCCACCTCAAGATCGCCGAGCCCGCCGTCGATGCTGTTCAGAAGCTCATCGCGCATGGCTACCTCCATGGCGAGTCCGACCCCACTGGAGGACCCGACGCCAAGTTGTTATCGAGATTGATTGAATCCGTATGCAAATGCCATGATTTGGGGGATGAATCGGTGGAGTTGCTGGTCATCAAGTCGATTTTGTCTGCGGTGACGTCCGTCTCCTTGCGAATCCATGGGGACTCATTGCTGTTGATTGTTAGGACGTGTTATGATATCTATTTAGGGAGTAAAAATGTGGTGAATCAGACAACGGCGAAGGCTTCGTTGATTCAAATGCTGGTGATTGTTTTCCGGCGGATGGAGGCCGATTCATCGACTGTGCCACTGACTCCGATAGTGGTGGCTGAGTTGATGGAGCCCACGGAGAAATCTGACGCGGACGGGACAATGACAATGTTTGTGCAGGGTTTCATCACGAAAATTATGCACGACATTGATGGGGTTCTGAACCCTGCTACACCTAGAAATGGGGCCACATCCGGCGGGGCCCACGATGGGGCCTTTGAGACTAAAACATCTACTGTGGAATCGACTAATCCAGCAGATTTGTTGGATTCCACTGATAAGGATATGCTGGATGCTAAGTACTGGGAGATTAGTATGTATAAGACTGCGTTGGAGGGGCGGAAAGGGGAATTGGCGGACGGGGAGGGCGAGAGGGATGATGATTTAGAAGTTCAGATTGGCAATAAGTTGAGGCGGGATGCATTTTTAGTGTTTCGAGCTTTGTGTAAGCTGTCAATGAAGACACCGCCTAAGGAGGCGTTGGCAGATCCACAGTTGATGAGAGGGAAGATTGTGGCACTGGAGTTGCTCAAGATTTTGTTGGAGAATGCCGGGGCTGTATTTAGGACTAGTGAAAG GTTTTTAGGGGCTATAAAACAGTACCTGTGTCTGTCATTATTGAAGAACAGTGCATCAACACTCATGATTGTTTTCCAGCTTTCCTGCTCAATTTTCATCAGTCTGGTCTCAAGATTTAGGGCTGGACTGAAGGCGGAGATTGGAGTCTTTTTTCCTATGATTGTTCTCAGAGTGTTGGAAAATGTTTCTCAACCAAATTTTCAGCAAAAGATGATAGTTCTTCGATTTCTTGAGAAACTTTGTGTTGATTCGCAGATTTTGGTGGACATATTCCTTAACTATGACTGTGATGTGAATTCTTCTAACATATTTGAAAG AATGGTAAATGGACTTCTTAAAACTGCTCAAGGTGTCCCACCTGGAGCTTCAACTACTTTGGTGCCACCTCAAGATGTGACCATGAAGCTAGAAGCTATGAAATGTTTGGTTGCTATTTTGAAATCGATGGGAGACTGGATGAACAAACAATTGAGAATTCCAGATCCTCATACTGCAAAGAAATTTGAGGCTGAAAATGGTTCTGAACCTGCAAGCCTCCTAATGGCTAATGGCAATGATGATGATCCTGTTGAAGCATCAGATTCTCCTTCTGAAGCATCCAGTGAAGTTTCTGATGCTTCGACAATTGAGCAGCGTCGTGCTTACAAACTTGAACTTCAG GAAGGCATATCTCTTTTTAATCGTAAGCCAAAGAAAGGCATTGAATTCCTAATAAATGCGAATAAAGTGGGAAACTCTGCAGAAGATGTTGCTACTTTCCTGAAAAATGCCTCTGGTTTGAATAAGACTTTGATTGGAGATTACTTGGGGGAAAGAGAAGATTTATCTTTGAAAGTAATGCATGCATATGTAGATTCCTTTGATTTTCAAGGCATGCAGTTTGATGAGGCGATCAGAGTCTTCTTACAGGGCTTCAGATTGCCTGGTGAGGCCCAGAAGATTgatagaatcatggaaaagtttgCCGAACGGTACTGCAAGAGTAATCCTACGGTTTTCACCAGCGCTGATACAGCCTATGTTCTTGCATACTCTGTTATTTTGCTTAATACTGATGCTCATAACCCTATGGTCAAGAATAAG ATGTCTGCTGATGATTTTATAAGGAATAATCGTGGAATAGATGATGGAAAGGATTTACCAGAAGAATACATGAGATCATTATTTGAGCGGATATCAAAGAATGAGATTAAAATGAAAGAAGATGATTTCTCTATCCAGCAGAAGCAATCTGTGAACTCAAATAGAATTTTGGGCTTGGATAGTATTTTGAACATTGTAATCCGCAACAGAGGTGAAGAAAATCGTTTGGAGACTAGTGATGATCTCATGAGACACATGCAGGaacaatttaaagaaaaagcTCGTAAATCTGA GTCAGTCTATTATGCAGCAACAGATGTTGTGATCCTTCGATTCATGATTGAAGTATGCTGGGCACCTATGTTGGCTGCCTTCAGTGTTCCTCTTGACCAAAGTGATGATGAAGTTGTAATATATCAATGTTTGGAAGGCTTTCAAAGTGCCATTCATGTCACCGCAGGAATGTCAATGAAGACTCATAGAGATGCTTTTGTGACATCACTAGCAAAATTTACTTCTCTCCACTCTCCTGCAgatatcaaacaaaaaaacattGATGCTATAAAG ATGATAGTTACGATTGCGGATGAGGATGGGAATTATTTACAGGAGGCCTGGGAACATATATTAACCTGTGTTTCCCGATTTGAGCATTTGCATCTCTTAGGAGAGGGTGCTCCTCCTGATGCAACTTTTTTTGCAATTCCTCAAAATGAGTTTGACAAGTCGAAACAATCCAAATCAAATGTTCTTCCAGTTCTTAAGAAGAAGGGACCTGGAAAGATTCAGAATGCAGCTGCATCTGTGAGAAGGGGTTCATACGATAGTGCTGGTATAGGCGGCAATGCTTCTGCATGGATTACTTCTGAACAGATGAACAATTTGGTCTCTAACTTGAACATGTTGGAACAAGTTGGTGAAATGAGCCGTATATTTGTAAGGAGTCAAAAACTAAACAGTGAAGCAATAGTTGATTTTGTCAAGGCACTTTGCAAGGTGTCCATGGAAGAACTGCGATCTACATCTGATCCACGGGTCTTTAGCCTTACAAAGATAGTTGAGATTGC GCATTATAATATGAGCCGCATCAGGCTTGTTTGGTCAAAAATCTGGCGGGTGCTCTCTGATTTTTTTGTGACCATTGGGTGTTCTGAAAACCTCTCTATTGCAATATTTGCCATGGATTCTCTACGACAATTgtcaatgaaatttttggagCGAGAGGAGTTGGCAAATTACAACTTCCAGAATGAGTTCATGAAACCATTTGTAATTGTAATGCGTAAGAGCAGTGCTGTTGAAATCAGAGAGTTAATTATCAGATGCGTTTCTCAAATGGTCTTGTCCCGTGTGAACAATGTTAAGTCAGGATGGAAGAGCATGTTCATG GTCTTCACTACAGCTGCTCAGGATGAGCGCAAAAATATTGTCCTCTTGGCCTTTGAAATAATTGAGAAGATTGTACGAGATTATTTCCCATATATTACTGAGACAGAGACTACCACATTCACGGACTGTGTGAATTGCCTGATTGCATTCACTAATAATAGATTCAACAAAGAAATTAGTCTCAATGCCATTGCTTTCCTTCGTTTCTGTGCTGCAAAACTCGCTGAAGGTGATTTGGGTTCCTCTGCAAGGAACAGGAACAAGGAAATTTCTGGAAATATCTCACCGACTTTGCCACAGAAgggaaaagataaaagaaatgagAATGGAGATCTAACAGAGAAGGAGGATCATTTATACTTCTGGTTTCCTTTGCTGGCTG GGTTATCTGAACTTAGCTTTGATCCAAGGACTGAAATAAGAAAGAGTGCCCTACAAGTACTCTTTGACACTTTAAGAAATTATGGCCATCATTTCTCTCTACCTTTGTGGGAACGGGTGTTTGAGTCTgtcctttttccaatttttgactatgTTCGTCATACTATTGACCCTACTGGTGAAACCTATCCAGAGGAGGGGTTTGACAGGGAAAGTGGTGAACTTGACCAAGATGCTTGGCTTTATGAGACATGTACCTTAGCTCTGCAACTGGTTGTAGAtctttttgttaaattttatgaCACTGTGAACCCCCTTCTGCGAAAAGTCCTGTCCTTGTTGGTGAGTTTCATCAAGCGTCCTCACCAGAGCCTTGCTGGTATTGGAATTGCTGCATTTGTCCGTTTGATGAGCCATGCCGGGAATCTGTTTTCTGAAGAAAAGTGGCATGAAGTTGTTTTCTCCCTTAAAGAAGCGGCTGATTCAACACTTCCTGATTTTTCATTTGCTCTTAATGAAGATAGTGAAGTCTTGGTCCATGATGGAGATGTGAGTAGAAGGAGCAGTGGGGAATTTGCTGGAGCTAATGCAGAGGATGAAGATCTAGAAAACTTAAGGAGACACCGCCTGTATGCTTCTATTTCTGATGCAAAATGTCGAGCTGCTGTTCAGCTTTTATTAATTCAG GCAGTCATGGAGATTTACACTATGTATAGATCTCAACTTTCGGTCAAAAATGTCATCATCCTCTTTGATGGTATGCATGCTGTTGCGTTTCATGCTCACAAGATAAACACAGATTCCACATTACGCGCTAGATTGCAAGAGCTGGGGTCCGTTACCCAAATGCAGGATCCCCCATTGTTGCGCCTTGAGAACGAGTCTTATCAAATTTGCCTCACACTTATGCAGAATCTTGCAGAGGATAGGCCTTCTCATAATGAAGAGTCGGATGTGGAGTCCTACCTGGTCAAGCTGTGCCATGAGGTGTTGCAGTTTTATGTTGAAACTGCACAATCCGGGCAGGTATCCGATTCATCTGTTAGTAGACAGATCCGCTGGGCTATTCCTTTAGGTTCCGGTAGACGGAGAGAATTGGCTGCACGAGCACCTATTGTTGTTGCAACTCTCCAAGCTGTTTGCAGCTTACAAGATACATCATTCGAGAAGAACCTCAGTTTATTTTTCCCCTTACTATCAAGCTTGATAAGTTGTGAGCATGGATCAAATGAGGTTCAGTTAGCCCTTAGTGACATGCTCAACTCCTCG GCACGCGTAGTGGACTCAGATGGACAAAGCAAGTAG